In the genome of Raphanus sativus cultivar WK10039 chromosome 4, ASM80110v3, whole genome shotgun sequence, one region contains:
- the LOC108853665 gene encoding dof zinc finger protein DOF4.6: MDTAQWPQEIVVKPLDQIVTNTCPNPQPSQPQQPPPAGAACGAERKARPEKDQAINCPRCNSTNTKFCYYNNYSLTQPRFFCKGCRRYWTEGGSLRNIPVGGGSRKNKRSHSSSISSSDISNNHSVSTQPAKKKHHSDQHHHHLVSMSQQGLTGQNPKFLETTQQDLNLGFPPDRLIRTNFTDLIHNTGNNNKSTNNTVISSSFSATSAMATSPLDFIRNNNSNNGNSSFMGFPVHTQDPTSVGFSMQDHYKPCNSSTTLLGFSLDHHRNNDFPGGFLGGAGGDDVNGRPLFPFEDLKLPVSSSSATSNVDINDHQKRVSGGDAAATSGGYWTGMLSGGSWC; the protein is encoded by the exons ATGGATACGGCTCAGTGGCCACAG GAGATTGTAGTGAAGCCCTTGGATCAAATAGTAACAAACACATGTCCAAACCCGCAACCGTCCCAGCCGCAGCAGCCACCACCCGCTGGGGCGGCATGTGGAGCGGAGAGGAAGGCAAGGCCAGAAAAGGACCAAGCTATAAACTGTCCAAGATGTAACTCAACCAATACAAAGTTTTGTTACTATAACAATTATAGCTTGACGCAGCCAAGATTCTTCTGCAAAGGTTGTAGACGGTATTGGACCGAAGGCGGTTCGCTTAGGAATATCCCTGTTGGTGGTGGCTCAAGAAAGAACAAGAGATCTCACTCTTCTTCAATTTCTTCATCTGACATAAGTAACAACCACTCGGTTTCTACACAACCAGCTAAAAAGAAGCATCACTCTGATCAACATCACCACCACCTCGTGAGCATGTCTCAACAAGGGTTGACCGGTCAAAACCCTAAATTCCTTGAGACGACTCAACAAGATCTCAATTTAGGTTTTCCACCAGACCGGTTGATCAGGACCAACTTCACTGACCTCATCCACAACACTGGGAACAACAACAAGAGCACCAACAATACAGTGATTAGTTCTTCATTTTCTGCCACGTCAGCTATGGCAACTTCCCCTCTGGATTTCATAAGAAACAACAATAGTAATAATGGGAATTCTTCATTTATGGGTTTTCCAGTTCATACTCAAGATCCAACATCTGTAGGGTTTTCGATGCAAGATCATTACAAGCCTTGTAACTCAAGCACCACACTGCTAGGGTTTTCATTGGATCATCATCGTAATAATGATTTCCCCGGAGGATTTCTAGGAGGAGCGGGTGGTGATGATGTGAATGGAAGGCCCTTGTTTCCTTTTGAGGATTTGAAACTGCCAGTTTCTTCTTCGTCAGCAACAAGTAATGTCGACATTAATGATCATCAGAAACGAGTTAGTGGTGGTGATGCAGCTGCTACTTCTGGTGGGTATTGGACTGGGATGTTGAGTGGTGGATCATGGTGTTAA